The Pomacea canaliculata isolate SZHN2017 linkage group LG14, ASM307304v1, whole genome shotgun sequence genomic sequence ACTTGAATTGTTGATATGTTCCTTGGCTTTAGAGAACTTACTATaagctgttgtttattttcaataattttttttagtttctcaGGAGTCGTGGGGGTCAATATTTGTGGGCTTTGTTTATTGTGATACCCGGGAATGTAAACAGTTGCTGCTTTGTCCGGGACCTTGTGAAAATAGTTGCGTGGCCTtcagagctgtgtgtgtgtgtgtgtgagtgtgttggtgtgtgtgttatgtgtgtgtgttcgtgcgtgtaCGGCTTCGAGACCGTAACATAAAGAGAAAGTAGAGATAGATCAGAAAGGTAGATAAAGCAGGGTACTTCGAAggtgtaaaaaacaaaacaaaacaaagaaacagtacaCCATTCAAAATATACGAGATGTACTTTTATAGCTGGTATAGAATATGAATATTAGTTGTGCTGAATGTAATTATctcgtgtatatatatgtttgcttaGGTCGTCACATCGTATGCAAAAATACAATTATAGGTTTGCTGGTGTATGTAGAGATGTGAATATCAGTCCTGTATAATTCTTTAAAGGAGAttatagtaaataaatattttctgcaagATGCGagagattttaaaatgaattttgttttccttcagaGAAGCTTTGTTCGAGTCcattattttacattctttttctgtttttcttctcacacacacactctctctctctgcctctacCTGTCTATATCTCGGTGAGTtagtgtatgtctgtgtgtatgtaaagtCAGTCATTTGTCATCATATTTTATCCCCAGGTTAAAGACGATAGACAAAGAGCTTCTAATAGATTAAGGCTTTTATCAACACCATCAACACCATCAACACCATCAACACCATCAACACCATCAAACACCATCATCGAGCCAGCTGTGGGGAATGGGAACCTGAGTTCAAAGGGTGTTATGGACGGTAAGGCAGCGAAAGAGAGGCAACAAGTatcatatttacaaaattctgACCAAAGAAGTGAACTCTAACACATCCCCCATTCCCTATCCAAACTACcaaaaagtgtttgtttactttgttaaCAACCGGTGATCAAGTTGATGTAAATGTCCGCCATTTGCGCGATAATTCGACATTTCGAGACCACCAGAAAGTTTATACGATAAAACTAaatataagtttaaaaattgtcttGTGTTCCATACATCATTAATCACTGAACAAATGCcttatataaaagtatttaatgaGAAGATTCCCAGTTCGTGGCAACAACATATTACCATTGCTTTAAAATGAGAAGTAAATGGCGAATTTtgttattggaaaaaaaataatttaaaaattaaaaaattaaaaattaaaaaaaataaaaaaacaacgaaaataTACGTCCAGTCAGAAGGTAAGTCAAtagttctttttaattatttttcgtCTTCGTTGACTTGTTTGATGTCCGGCTGCGGGATATCGGGTGCGATGCCGCCTCAGACTTCTTGGTATCAGCTTGGCTGTCTGACCCACCCCCAGCTTCAGAGCCGCCATTGTTGCCACCGTTGTCgatactgttgttgttgttactggtGTTGGACTCGTTGGCGGATCCTCCATTCTCGTCCCTTTACCCCCTGCAGCGTTGCCATCTTCCTTGTCGCTGGTCAGGTCGTTGGCGGAGGCAAGAGCTTCGGCTGCACCTGCAGCTTCCGCAGCGGCTTCGGCAGGACTCGGTCCAGCGTCGGGCGCCGAGACCTCACTTCCGGTACCAGCCTCCGATGCTGCCGCCACCTCTGCGGCAACCTCAGCAACATTGCCGTGGATGGATCCTGCCTGCGCCTCGATCGCCTCCTGCAACTCGCCCAGCTTCTCGCTGTAGGCGCCCAGGTCTCCTCCTCTCAGCTTGCGACAACTCCTCCAGCGTCTGCACCAACTCCTCCATCACCTCATCGTTGTCGTCCTCATCGCTGCTGTCCTCGTCCTCCACCGCTT encodes the following:
- the LOC112555163 gene encoding uncharacterized protein LOC112555163; translation: MTVLQCFTSRKVSLVLVGIGMLTGCLAAYLPADSARAVRVEDAAGARHIRSLETAAVDAVQAVEDEDSSDEDDNDEVMEELVQTLEELSQAERRRPGRLQREAGRVAGGDRGAGRIHPRQCC